In Pelosinus sp. UFO1, one genomic interval encodes:
- a CDS encoding HNH endonuclease, producing MWKIQTTKINEIYRFTDYFIKDLMDWAIANPNIQCTEFDTIQSTKINDKLKSLAERYEVLRRIMSQLSCAPDIKNISEAYVMCTTCYKDILNGSMNSPLLEAETKTMVIKAFRYFYNYLIDQEYFWHTYNQYDPFVSKSQFRQDVGMKRKVCPYCDASKITTSRRTNTDHFLPITQVPLLGIYWENLIVSCVSCNNILVKGDDFKLPITHPFFDETADHVFFSFDDKLHTIDINGATDAEKNFIEVFKLKDTYKNEWDQVSFTHKLLTKRIIKRFKNTPNKDDIPLLINEEVADYMAILYDFVRRKEYTKLNLEVCNYFKALHLDAFTSYLLFEETL from the coding sequence ATGTGGAAGATACAAACAACAAAAATCAATGAAATATATAGATTTACCGATTACTTCATAAAGGATTTAATGGACTGGGCTATTGCTAACCCTAATATTCAATGCACAGAGTTTGATACAATACAGAGTACAAAAATTAATGATAAGCTAAAAAGTCTTGCAGAAAGATATGAAGTCTTAAGACGAATCATGTCTCAATTATCCTGTGCACCGGATATTAAAAACATATCAGAAGCATATGTAATGTGTACAACTTGCTACAAAGATATTCTGAATGGAAGTATGAACTCTCCATTATTAGAAGCTGAAACTAAGACGATGGTTATAAAAGCTTTTAGGTATTTTTATAACTACTTGATTGACCAAGAATATTTCTGGCATACTTATAATCAATACGATCCATTTGTCTCTAAGTCGCAATTTAGGCAGGATGTAGGGATGAAAAGGAAGGTTTGTCCGTATTGTGATGCTAGTAAAATTACTACTTCTCGGCGAACAAACACTGATCATTTTTTGCCAATAACGCAAGTTCCTTTGCTGGGAATATATTGGGAGAATTTGATTGTATCATGTGTTTCTTGTAATAATATTTTGGTTAAGGGAGATGATTTTAAGCTTCCGATAACACATCCCTTTTTTGACGAAACAGCAGATCATGTCTTTTTTTCGTTTGATGATAAATTACATACTATTGATATAAATGGTGCTACAGATGCCGAAAAGAATTTTATCGAAGTTTTTAAGTTAAAAGATACATATAAAAATGAATGGGATCAAGTAAGTTTTACTCACAAATTGTTGACGAAAAGAATTATTAAACGGTTTAAGAATACTCCTAATAAGGATGACATACCTTTGCTTATAAATGAAGAAGTTGCAGATTACATGGCGATATTATATGATTTTGTACGGCGAAAAGAGTATACAAAATTAAATCTCGAGGTTTGTAATTATTTTAAAGCACTTCATCTAGATGCGTTTACTAGCTACTTATTATTTGAAGAGACTCTTTAA
- a CDS encoding helix-turn-helix domain-containing protein: MVQEDEVFSAPFEYTLSIIGGKWKMIIMFWLSKRKIIRYGELKKLIKGITHKMLSSQLKELEHEGIIIRKEYHQVPPKVEYSLSEKGWTLMPILEEMCKWGHLYFEDK, encoded by the coding sequence ATGGTTCAAGAAGATGAGGTATTTTCCGCACCATTTGAATATACATTGTCAATCATTGGTGGAAAGTGGAAAATGATTATAATGTTTTGGTTGTCTAAACGAAAAATAATAAGATATGGAGAATTAAAAAAATTAATAAAAGGTATTACTCATAAAATGTTAAGTAGCCAACTAAAAGAACTTGAACATGAAGGAATTATTATTCGCAAAGAATATCATCAAGTTCCACCTAAAGTAGAATATTCTTTGTCAGAGAAAGGCTGGACTCTTATGCCTATATTAGAGGAAATGTGCAAATGGGGACATTTGTATTTTGAAGACAAATAA
- a CDS encoding flavin reductase family protein codes for MKKKIEVFDYANEIMKAVKTGVLVTTKVDDKVNSMTISWGTLGIEWAKPIFTVFVRENRFTKHQLDKNPEFTINIPYGAFDKKILAICGTKSGRTIDKIKELNLTLETPNTVSVPAIKELPLTLECRVIYKQKQDECEITEENKTIFYPQDVDSSFHSRNKDFHTAYYGEIVSAYIIES; via the coding sequence ATGAAAAAAAAGATTGAAGTATTTGATTATGCGAATGAAATTATGAAAGCGGTCAAAACAGGTGTTTTGGTGACGACGAAGGTAGATGACAAAGTAAACTCTATGACTATTTCTTGGGGTACACTCGGAATTGAATGGGCAAAACCCATTTTTACCGTTTTCGTTAGAGAAAATCGTTTTACAAAACATCAACTTGATAAAAATCCTGAATTCACAATAAATATACCATATGGTGCTTTTGACAAAAAGATATTAGCGATTTGCGGGACAAAATCCGGTCGTACAATTGATAAAATCAAAGAACTTAACTTGACACTTGAAACACCTAATACTGTTTCTGTTCCTGCTATTAAGGAACTTCCTTTAACGCTTGAGTGTAGGGTTATATACAAGCAAAAACAAGATGAGTGTGAAATTACAGAAGAAAACAAGACTATCTTTTACCCACAGGACGTTGATAGTTCCTTTCACAGTAGAAACAAGGATTTTCATACCGCTTATTACGGAGAGATCGTTAGTGCATATATTATCGAATCGTGA
- a CDS encoding TRAP transporter large permease yields the protein MDYTTLEIIALTVTFIGLMLIRVPISLCIVSSTLVVFLMEDFGLELISHKMIDGLNNYALLTIPFFILAGQIMGEGGLAKRLIKFALLGFGRFKGGLAMVNCLACLLFGNISGSAAADIASVGTVLIPQMVKKGYSKEFATSLTISGAIQGVVVPPSHNLILYALAYGASAPSINALFLAGVFPGLVICAILMTAGRFLAIRNGYTTIEIIPQEERGKTIFDGIFSIMPCVIILGGIFTGWFTATEAGAIACLYAFIITFFFYRDIPITEFWPIILKTLRICSLVFFLMAASAAFSYVLTILRIPDMVTALLLQISSNPLIVLFIIACLLILLSAPMDMAPLIMIMTPILKPVVLSMHIDPVHFGIVMMLSLGIGLTIPPHGAVLFIGCALTDTPIGRAVKHMVPFYAILFVCLMVIIYVPQLSTYLPHFLR from the coding sequence ATGGATTATACTACGCTTGAAATTATTGCACTTACAGTAACATTTATTGGGTTAATGCTGATACGAGTGCCAATTTCGTTATGCATTGTCTCCTCCACCCTAGTTGTGTTTTTAATGGAGGATTTTGGTCTTGAGTTAATTTCTCACAAAATGATCGATGGCCTTAATAACTATGCGTTACTTACCATTCCGTTCTTTATTTTGGCTGGTCAAATTATGGGTGAAGGTGGGCTAGCCAAACGATTAATAAAATTCGCATTGCTAGGTTTTGGCCGCTTTAAGGGTGGTCTTGCTATGGTAAACTGCCTTGCTTGCCTATTGTTTGGTAACATTTCCGGCTCAGCTGCTGCTGATATCGCTTCTGTGGGTACTGTTTTGATCCCGCAGATGGTCAAAAAAGGTTATAGTAAAGAATTTGCAACAAGCCTTACTATTTCTGGTGCGATACAAGGTGTTGTTGTTCCACCAAGTCATAATTTGATTTTGTATGCCCTTGCTTATGGCGCATCGGCTCCGTCTATCAATGCTCTTTTCTTAGCGGGTGTATTTCCTGGTCTCGTTATCTGTGCAATCTTAATGACTGCTGGTCGATTTCTAGCGATTAGAAATGGTTACACAACGATTGAAATAATACCGCAGGAAGAACGCGGAAAAACTATTTTTGACGGAATATTTTCTATTATGCCTTGCGTTATCATTCTCGGGGGTATTTTTACAGGTTGGTTTACAGCCACTGAAGCAGGAGCAATTGCTTGCTTGTACGCTTTCATTATTACCTTCTTCTTTTATCGCGATATTCCCATTACAGAGTTTTGGCCTATTATATTAAAAACATTAAGAATCTGCTCTCTTGTGTTTTTCTTAATGGCAGCTTCTGCAGCATTTAGCTATGTTTTAACAATCTTGCGTATACCCGATATGGTTACTGCACTTCTATTACAAATATCCAGTAACCCGCTCATCGTATTGTTTATCATCGCTTGTTTGTTGATTTTGCTGAGCGCACCGATGGATATGGCACCATTAATTATGATTATGACACCAATCTTAAAGCCAGTTGTACTTAGCATGCATATAGACCCTGTCCATTTCGGAATTGTTATGATGCTCAGCCTAGGAATTGGCTTGACGATTCCACCTCATGGAGCTGTATTGTTTATCGGGTGTGCCTTGACAGATACACCGATCGGGAGAGCTGTCAAACACATGGTCCCATTCTATGCGATCCTGTTTGTTTGTTTGATGGTCATTATCTACGTTCCTCAATTATCTACGTATTTACCACATTTCTTGCGTTAA
- a CDS encoding TRAP transporter small permease, whose product MADSKEPAQIQNNGVNWIANLLVSIDKAFEELSKILLLTMIVIVCFQVFARKLFSYTPTWSLDITIFLLIWFSFMGIAMGFRERIHLAFTSIDFSEKTNFYIEKVISITEIIFALILIVYGSKLMLNDFGQTIPTMGDLPIAYRTLAIPVSGVFILFYGVFQFFGVDLKRHKGIGGGH is encoded by the coding sequence TTGGCAGATTCAAAAGAACCCGCTCAAATTCAAAATAACGGAGTAAATTGGATAGCAAATTTACTTGTATCCATCGATAAGGCCTTTGAAGAATTATCAAAGATATTGCTGCTAACCATGATCGTGATTGTATGTTTTCAAGTGTTTGCGAGAAAATTGTTTAGCTATACACCGACTTGGTCTTTAGATATCACAATATTTTTACTGATATGGTTTTCATTTATGGGCATTGCGATGGGCTTTCGGGAAAGAATACACCTAGCTTTTACTTCTATCGACTTTAGCGAAAAAACGAATTTTTATATTGAAAAGGTCATTTCGATTACTGAAATTATTTTTGCATTAATATTGATTGTTTATGGATCAAAGCTTATGTTAAACGACTTTGGTCAAACGATTCCTACCATGGGTGATTTGCCTATAGCTTACAGAACTCTCGCAATACCGGTATCAGGTGTCTTTATTCTGTTCTATGGCGTATTTCAATTTTTTGGTGTTGATTTGAAAAGACATAAAGGAATAGGGGGTGGGCATTGA
- the dctP gene encoding TRAP transporter substrate-binding protein yields MKKSLSVLTATLLCAALLTGCSSGGSKTAEKSSEGAKVTIRLAEAHPADYPTTLGDKKFAELVKQASNGRINVEVYPGGTLGDENSVVSQVQTGGTVDMTRVSSATLTSFNPQMGLFALPYLFTDSKQEWAFLDSEKGQKLLKDLQSSNMMGLAYYESGARSFYSSKPLTKLSDLKGQKIRVQQSAITLEMVTALGANPIVMPYGDVFGALQTGTIDAAENNAPSFESANHYTVAKNYILDGHQRVPEVLLMNLAMWKKFSPADQKIIQDAATASVTTEKEEWAKYEEKSNAKIKAAGVTITPVENVAEWQAAVKPVIDKNGAQFKDLIDYIHTLK; encoded by the coding sequence ATGAAGAAAAGTTTGTCCGTTCTAACTGCAACGCTGCTATGTGCTGCTTTGTTGACTGGTTGTAGCTCAGGAGGTTCAAAAACCGCGGAAAAATCGAGTGAAGGAGCAAAAGTGACGATCAGGCTGGCAGAAGCTCACCCCGCGGACTATCCGACAACATTAGGTGACAAGAAATTTGCAGAACTTGTTAAACAAGCCTCAAACGGCAGAATTAATGTTGAAGTTTATCCTGGCGGAACATTAGGTGACGAAAACTCAGTTGTAAGTCAGGTTCAAACAGGTGGTACCGTTGATATGACAAGAGTTAGCAGTGCTACACTTACCTCCTTCAACCCCCAAATGGGATTGTTTGCTCTTCCATATTTATTTACAGACTCAAAACAAGAATGGGCATTTTTGGATAGCGAAAAAGGGCAGAAACTGCTAAAAGACCTTCAATCGTCTAATATGATGGGATTGGCTTACTATGAGTCTGGCGCTAGAAGCTTCTATTCCAGCAAGCCTCTTACCAAGCTTTCCGACTTGAAAGGTCAAAAAATACGCGTACAACAAAGTGCAATTACCCTTGAGATGGTTACTGCTCTAGGTGCAAATCCTATTGTAATGCCATATGGTGATGTATTTGGAGCATTACAGACTGGTACAATTGATGCTGCCGAAAATAATGCACCTTCCTTTGAATCTGCAAACCATTATACAGTTGCGAAAAATTATATTTTAGATGGACATCAACGTGTTCCTGAAGTACTTTTGATGAACTTAGCTATGTGGAAGAAATTTTCACCGGCTGATCAAAAGATTATTCAAGATGCCGCTACTGCTTCTGTTACTACAGAAAAGGAAGAATGGGCTAAATATGAGGAAAAATCCAACGCAAAAATTAAAGCTGCTGGCGTTACAATTACTCCTGTTGAGAACGTAGCTGAGTGGCAAGCAGCCGTTAAACCAGTAATTGATAAGAATGGTGCACAATTTAAAGATCTTATTGATTATATACACACTTTAAAGTAA
- a CDS encoding cupin domain-containing protein, with amino-acid sequence MIITNKDVQIKKTGDKTSQKVLVAGDQIMMVEFYFDKGGIGVLHKHDDHEQIGYVAKGSFEITVGNETKVAKQGDCYYAAKTVWHGVVALEDDSILVDAFTPLREDFLTTSDK; translated from the coding sequence TTGATTATAACCAACAAAGACGTGCAAATTAAAAAAACAGGTGACAAAACATCACAAAAGGTCCTCGTCGCCGGGGATCAAATTATGATGGTAGAATTTTATTTCGATAAAGGTGGAATTGGTGTTTTGCATAAGCATGACGACCATGAGCAAATTGGTTATGTTGCTAAAGGAAGTTTTGAAATTACTGTAGGTAACGAAACAAAAGTTGCCAAACAGGGTGATTGTTACTATGCTGCCAAGACAGTCTGGCATGGCGTTGTGGCCTTGGAAGACGATTCAATTCTGGTAGATGCTTTCACACCGTTACGGGAGGATTTCCTCACGACCAGTGATAAATGA